One part of the Mariniblastus fucicola genome encodes these proteins:
- the fae gene encoding formaldehyde-activating enzyme, translating into MSDRIVMRTGESLVAGGPPFTAAEPEVVIGELDGPVGTALATLTGDQSAGHSKVFAILNTDVQVRPVTLMVSKVTVKSSAYTNILMGTVQAAIANGVLDAVRAGDIPKEKANDLGIICSVWLNPGAATEKNLDHKALFEIHRKATTQAIHKAMNNEPSIDWLLEHQEEITHKYYQRGLDGEL; encoded by the coding sequence ATGAGCGACCGAATTGTAATGCGTACTGGTGAATCCCTCGTGGCCGGCGGACCTCCGTTCACGGCAGCCGAACCCGAAGTCGTCATCGGCGAACTCGATGGACCGGTAGGCACGGCGCTCGCGACGTTGACCGGTGACCAATCCGCGGGTCACTCAAAAGTTTTTGCCATTCTCAATACGGACGTTCAAGTGCGTCCGGTCACGTTGATGGTGAGTAAAGTGACTGTCAAAAGTAGCGCTTACACGAATATTCTGATGGGCACCGTGCAGGCAGCGATCGCCAACGGCGTGCTCGATGCTGTCCGTGCCGGAGACATTCCAAAAGAGAAAGCCAACGATCTTGGCATCATCTGTTCGGTCTGGTTGAACCCGGGAGCAGCAACAGAAAAGAATCTCGACCACAAAGCCCTGTTCGAAATTCACCGCAAAGCGACGACTCAGGCGATCCACAAAGCGATGAACAACGAGCCGTCGATCGACTGGTTGCTTGAGCATCAGGAAGAGATTACTCACAAGTACTACCAACGCGGACTCGACGGCGAATTGTAG
- a CDS encoding SelT/SelW/SelH family protein, which produces MAVSQRPRVLILYCTKCKWLLRAAWMAQELLSTFEHEIGEVALSPSDPGVYQIVAAGEVVWDRKVDGGFPDAKELKRRVRDVIDPQKDLGHSDR; this is translated from the coding sequence ATGGCTGTGTCCCAACGACCAAGAGTACTGATCCTTTATTGCACGAAGTGTAAATGGCTGCTTCGCGCGGCTTGGATGGCGCAAGAATTGTTGTCAACGTTCGAACATGAGATTGGCGAGGTCGCGTTGTCGCCCTCTGATCCCGGCGTCTACCAGATCGTTGCAGCTGGTGAAGTTGTTTGGGACCGCAAAGTCGACGGCGGATTTCCGGATGCCAAAGAATTGAAGCGTCGCGTTCGCGATGTGATCGATCCTCAAAAAGATCTGGGGCACTCAGATCGCTAG
- a CDS encoding LysM peptidoglycan-binding domain-containing protein translates to MGSFQQILMGATCLAAAFFFGSYLHNRPAENEQEIPRQAATADPLDSILAFGKRPVSHSPALNTHAENLNTLASLQPSPVVSQVPASHGMPAIDPSERVPVVSSTTQPVKTQRRNPSVVPAATRKPVVPDFSELASRFRSTPLALSEETGGDPEGVVHESERVPFSNVFEAPKMVVRQPENAQPENAQPEKVQPFGEQPGSMVATPLRDIASEVDRIEDSIRGEFSAVVPDSGRWRVNRDKAIDQFRSVGQTPKQDNVSRETIEDVISRRSADWLKEDQSKEASRETWATNPPRDSWTKARRHEVTQQAARRNRDILDIEDPGNRFQSVLTEPEEMAPPAPETETAYYTPTQQRQDSLPPRRQPQHRLRPVNVGVDSNWSHRSNIQSQFANRYTIQPGDTLQSISIQFYGSADYYVEIYKANREVLDRITASPAGIEIEIPNLNN, encoded by the coding sequence ATGGGTTCCTTTCAACAAATTTTAATGGGCGCTACTTGCCTTGCAGCAGCTTTCTTTTTCGGAAGCTACTTGCACAACCGCCCGGCAGAAAACGAGCAAGAGATTCCACGCCAGGCGGCGACCGCGGATCCACTCGATTCAATACTCGCGTTCGGCAAGCGACCGGTCTCGCATTCTCCCGCTCTAAACACACACGCTGAGAACTTGAATACGCTTGCCAGCTTGCAACCGTCACCTGTCGTTTCGCAAGTCCCTGCGTCTCACGGCATGCCGGCGATCGATCCTTCGGAACGCGTCCCGGTCGTGTCATCAACGACTCAGCCAGTGAAGACTCAGCGTCGCAATCCATCTGTCGTTCCTGCGGCAACACGAAAGCCAGTCGTTCCCGATTTTTCCGAACTGGCGTCGCGCTTCCGTAGCACTCCATTGGCGTTAAGTGAAGAAACTGGCGGAGATCCGGAGGGTGTGGTTCATGAATCGGAGCGAGTTCCGTTCTCGAACGTCTTTGAAGCACCGAAGATGGTGGTTCGTCAGCCAGAAAACGCACAGCCAGAAAACGCACAGCCAGAAAAGGTACAGCCATTCGGCGAGCAACCAGGCTCAATGGTCGCGACTCCGTTGCGGGACATCGCCAGCGAAGTCGACCGGATTGAAGATTCGATTCGCGGTGAGTTCTCTGCTGTTGTTCCAGATTCCGGGCGTTGGCGTGTGAATCGCGACAAAGCGATCGACCAGTTTCGAAGTGTCGGCCAGACGCCCAAGCAGGACAACGTCTCTCGAGAGACGATCGAAGACGTGATTTCTCGTCGGAGTGCAGATTGGCTAAAGGAGGACCAGAGCAAAGAAGCGTCTCGTGAAACGTGGGCAACGAATCCTCCACGGGATAGCTGGACGAAAGCTCGTCGTCACGAAGTCACTCAGCAGGCTGCCAGACGGAATCGGGACATTCTCGATATCGAAGATCCTGGCAATCGTTTCCAAAGCGTGCTCACGGAGCCAGAAGAGATGGCTCCACCGGCGCCAGAAACTGAGACGGCGTACTACACGCCAACGCAGCAGCGTCAGGATTCGTTGCCGCCACGGCGACAGCCGCAACATCGTTTGCGACCCGTCAATGTCGGTGTCGATTCGAATTGGAGTCACCGTTCTAACATTCAGTCACAGTTCGCAAATAGATATACCATTCAACCGGGCGATACCCTGCAGAGTATTTCGATTCAGTTCTATGGTTCAGCGGACTACTACGTAGAGATCTACAAAGCGAACAGAGAGGTGCTCGATCGAATCACGGCTTCGCCAGCCGGTATTGAGATTGAGATACCCAACCTGAACAATTGA